In Salipiger abyssi, the following are encoded in one genomic region:
- a CDS encoding RidA family protein gives MAIPLSKTRRSGKTLYLSGELGFAADGTMPEGIAAQTRQCIENITATLAKEGLDLSNVLSCTCYLTDPADFADFNAVYSEMFPEPFPVRTTIGCALMIDAKVEITVIAEG, from the coding sequence ATGGCTATCCCCCTCTCCAAGACCCGCCGTTCCGGCAAGACGCTGTATCTCTCCGGCGAGCTGGGCTTTGCCGCCGACGGCACCATGCCCGAGGGCATCGCGGCGCAGACCCGTCAGTGCATCGAGAACATCACCGCGACGCTGGCCAAGGAAGGGCTCGACCTGTCGAATGTCCTCTCCTGCACCTGCTACCTGACCGACCCGGCGGATTTCGCCGATTTCAACGCGGTCTATTCCGAGATGTTCCCCGAGCCCTTCCCGGTGCGCACCACCATCGGCTGCGCGCTGATGATCGACGCCAAGGTGGAAATCACGGTGATCGCAGAGGGCTGA
- a CDS encoding 1-deoxy-D-xylulose-5-phosphate synthase N-terminal domain-containing protein: protein MTDHLKTIEQRLLWLSHWMIHNANHVRPKVDGIKVGGHQASSASMVSIMTALYFSTLRPEDRVAVKPHASPLFHAMQYLMGNQTREKMENFRGFGGVQSYPSRTKDIDDVDFSTGSVGLGVGITALASMVQDFITAKSWGEEVTPGRMVALVGDAEMDEGNIYEVLQEGWKNDLRNTWWIIDYNRQSLDGIVREGLFTRIEKIFEAFGWDVVRVKYGALQRAAFEEPGGARLRDWIDTCPNTEYSALTYMGGAVWRKRLMDDLGDQGEVSALIDRRSDTELAALMENLGGNCVETMAETFAAIDHDRPTCFLAYTIKGWGTPIAGHKDNHGGLMTKAQMAGWQKDMGVPEGQEWEPFATVEDVPALKAFLDSVPFFAKGTRRYSDVRLDVPKIEFASDKEISTQAAFGKILDELAKGDSELAARIMTTSPDVTGTTGLGAFVNRRKLFAREELKDAFIEHRIPSTAKWNFAPDGQHIELGIAEMNLFLLLGAAGLAHSLWGKRVIPVGTLYDPFVHRGLDALNYACYQGARFLIAGTPSGVTLAPEGGAHQSVGTPLTGMAQDGLASFEPAFADELAVIMEWAFDYLQRDGEGDPDERTWLRDETGGAVYLRLTTKPLEQPGKRVDDAFRQGAIDGGYWLRKPGPNCSVVIAYQGSVADEAIAAAGMIGEHRRDVGVLAVTSADRLNAGWTAAQRERARGNPAATSHVESLLAELPSHCSIVTVIDGHPATLSWLGSVQGHRTIPHGVEHFGQTGTIGDLAHHFGIDRHAIANSVSELTLGRKPSSAHFGTA from the coding sequence ATGACCGACCACCTCAAGACCATCGAGCAACGGCTGCTGTGGCTGTCGCACTGGATGATCCACAACGCCAACCATGTCCGCCCCAAGGTGGACGGCATCAAGGTGGGCGGGCACCAGGCGTCCTCGGCCTCCATGGTGTCGATCATGACGGCGCTCTATTTCTCGACCCTGCGGCCCGAGGACCGGGTGGCGGTCAAACCGCATGCCTCGCCGCTGTTCCACGCGATGCAATATCTCATGGGCAACCAGACCCGCGAGAAGATGGAGAATTTCCGTGGCTTCGGCGGGGTGCAGAGCTATCCCAGCCGCACCAAGGATATCGACGACGTGGATTTCTCGACCGGCTCGGTGGGGCTTGGCGTCGGGATTACCGCGCTTGCCTCCATGGTGCAGGATTTCATCACCGCCAAGAGCTGGGGCGAGGAGGTCACACCCGGGCGCATGGTGGCGCTGGTGGGCGATGCCGAGATGGACGAGGGCAATATCTACGAAGTGCTCCAGGAAGGCTGGAAGAACGATCTGCGCAACACCTGGTGGATCATTGACTATAACCGCCAGTCGCTGGACGGGATCGTGCGCGAGGGGCTGTTCACCCGCATCGAAAAGATCTTCGAAGCCTTTGGCTGGGATGTGGTGCGGGTGAAATACGGCGCGCTGCAACGGGCGGCCTTCGAGGAACCGGGCGGCGCGCGGCTGCGCGACTGGATCGACACCTGCCCCAACACCGAATATTCGGCGCTGACCTATATGGGCGGCGCGGTCTGGCGCAAACGGCTGATGGACGATCTGGGCGATCAGGGTGAGGTGAGCGCGCTCATCGACCGGCGCAGCGACACCGAGCTTGCGGCGCTGATGGAAAACCTCGGCGGCAACTGCGTGGAGACCATGGCCGAGACCTTTGCCGCCATCGACCACGACCGCCCGACCTGCTTTCTCGCCTACACGATCAAGGGCTGGGGCACCCCCATCGCCGGGCACAAGGACAATCACGGCGGTCTGATGACCAAGGCGCAGATGGCCGGCTGGCAAAAGGACATGGGCGTGCCCGAAGGACAGGAATGGGAGCCCTTCGCGACGGTCGAGGACGTGCCGGCGCTGAAGGCTTTCCTCGACAGCGTGCCGTTCTTTGCCAAGGGCACGCGGCGCTATTCGGATGTGCGGCTCGACGTGCCGAAGATCGAATTTGCCAGCGACAAGGAAATCTCGACCCAGGCGGCCTTTGGCAAGATCCTCGACGAGCTGGCCAAGGGCGACAGCGAGCTTGCCGCCCGGATCATGACCACCTCGCCCGACGTGACCGGCACCACCGGGCTCGGCGCCTTTGTGAACCGGCGCAAGCTCTTTGCCCGCGAGGAGCTGAAGGACGCCTTTATCGAGCATCGTATCCCCTCGACCGCAAAGTGGAACTTCGCCCCCGACGGGCAGCATATCGAGCTGGGCATCGCCGAGATGAACCTCTTCCTGCTGCTGGGCGCGGCGGGGCTGGCGCACAGCCTCTGGGGCAAGCGCGTCATTCCCGTCGGCACGCTCTACGATCCCTTCGTGCATCGCGGCCTCGATGCGCTGAACTACGCCTGCTACCAGGGCGCGCGGTTCCTCATCGCGGGCACGCCCTCGGGGGTGACGCTGGCGCCGGAGGGCGGCGCGCACCAGTCGGTCGGCACACCGCTCACCGGCATGGCGCAGGACGGGCTGGCGAGCTTCGAGCCGGCATTTGCCGACGAGCTGGCGGTGATCATGGAATGGGCCTTCGACTACCTGCAACGCGACGGCGAGGGCGACCCGGACGAACGCACCTGGCTGCGCGACGAAACCGGCGGCGCGGTCTATCTGCGGCTGACCACCAAACCGCTGGAGCAGCCCGGCAAGCGGGTGGACGACGCCTTCCGTCAGGGCGCCATCGACGGCGGCTACTGGCTGCGCAAGCCGGGGCCGAACTGCTCGGTGGTCATCGCCTATCAGGGCTCGGTGGCCGACGAGGCCATCGCCGCCGCCGGCATGATCGGCGAGCACCGGCGCGACGTGGGCGTGCTGGCGGTGACTTCCGCCGACCGGCTCAACGCCGGCTGGACGGCGGCGCAGCGCGAGCGCGCGCGCGGCAATCCCGCCGCCACCAGCCATGTCGAGTCGCTGCTCGCCGAGCTGCCGTCCCATTGCAGCATCGTCACGGTGATCGACGGCCACCCGGCCACGCTGTCCTGGCTCGGCTCGGTGCAGGGCCACCGGACGATCCCGCACGGGGTCGAGCATTTCGGCCAGACCGGCACCATCGGCGATCTCGCCCACCATTTCGGCATCGACCGCCACGCCATCGCCAATTCGGTGAGCGAGCTGACGCTGGGCCGCAAACCCTCCTCTGCGCATTTCGGCACGGCCTGA
- a CDS encoding SDR family oxidoreductase, whose translation MKVLIIGATGGIGHRLLPMLIENGHQVVGLHRKPEQAEAIRAAGAEPVAGDVIEMSADDFALAARGCDAIVFSAGAAGSGLDRTTAIDGEGPIKVVAAARALGISRLYLVSAFPEAGRQRERNPRFEHYMAEKKRADVAVASSDLDWVIVRPGTLQHEDGNGKVSLGPAVPYGPVARGNVARVLAGLIERPEIRREFIELTDGQIPVSEALDGLRKARQVA comes from the coding sequence ATGAAGGTCCTCATCATCGGCGCAACCGGCGGGATCGGCCATCGCCTCCTGCCGATGCTCATCGAAAACGGGCATCAGGTTGTCGGTCTGCACCGCAAGCCCGAACAGGCCGAAGCGATCCGTGCCGCCGGGGCCGAACCGGTCGCGGGCGACGTCATCGAGATGAGCGCGGACGATTTTGCTCTCGCCGCGCGCGGCTGCGATGCGATTGTATTTTCCGCAGGTGCGGCGGGCAGCGGGCTCGACCGCACAACCGCCATCGACGGAGAGGGTCCGATCAAGGTGGTGGCCGCGGCCCGCGCGCTCGGCATTTCGCGCCTGTACCTCGTCTCGGCCTTTCCCGAAGCCGGGCGACAGCGCGAGCGCAATCCGCGTTTCGAACATTACATGGCGGAAAAGAAACGCGCCGATGTGGCCGTTGCCTCTTCGGATCTGGACTGGGTGATCGTCCGCCCCGGGACGCTCCAGCACGAGGATGGCAACGGCAAGGTCAGCCTTGGCCCGGCAGTGCCATATGGCCCTGTCGCGCGGGGGAACGTGGCCCGTGTTCTGGCAGGACTGATCGAGCGCCCGGAGATCCGCCGCGAGTTCATTGAACTGACCGATGGCCAGATTCCGGTTTCCGAGGCACTGGACGGTTTGCGCAAGGCTCGGCAGGTCGCCTGA
- a CDS encoding Lrp/AsnC ligand binding domain-containing protein gives MSGLDRIDREILRHLQRDGRLTNAEIAETVNVSPATCHRRTQRLFAEGHISGVHARVNPVSVGLGALVMVGVVLDRSTPDSFAAFERAATEMREVLECQLVAGDFDYLLKIRVRDMADFNLLHGKALIALPGVRQIRTFFVMKEVKEKTALAF, from the coding sequence ATGTCGGGTCTGGACCGAATCGACCGCGAGATTCTGCGCCATCTCCAGCGCGACGGGCGGCTCACCAATGCCGAGATCGCCGAGACGGTAAACGTCAGCCCGGCGACCTGTCACCGCCGCACGCAGCGGCTCTTTGCCGAGGGGCATATCAGCGGCGTGCATGCGCGGGTGAACCCGGTCTCGGTGGGGTTGGGGGCGCTGGTGATGGTGGGGGTGGTGCTCGACCGCTCGACGCCGGACAGTTTTGCCGCCTTCGAGCGTGCCGCGACCGAGATGAGGGAGGTGCTGGAATGTCAGCTCGTGGCGGGCGATTTCGACTATCTGCTCAAGATCCGTGTGCGCGACATGGCCGATTTCAATCTGCTGCACGGCAAGGCGCTCATTGCCCTGCCGGGGGTGCGGCAGATCCGGACCTTCTTTGTGATGAAGGAAGTGAAGGAAAAAACCGCGCTGGCCTTTTGA
- a CDS encoding amidase produces the protein MTATDPADLGAIEARSLIARKALSPVDLAEACIARVEKIDHAVNALVARDFDGLRAGAKAAEAAVMSGAPLGALHGLPFGVKDMIDVKGLPTTFGSEAFRDNIASGDDAIVAAMRQAGATPMGKTNNPEWSAGGNTRNRVYGVTANPHDLTRSCAGSSGGSAVALACGYAPLATGSDTGGSLRNPAAFCGIVGYRPSPGVVPGNTRAAALIPMPTSGPMARSVADCALMLSVLARPDRNDPYTLIAGGKTLWDPAEFANLPRRDLSSLKIAVTEDYGFAPTETIVREHFRKVMPQLAPFFGQVEETTPDCTDADRIFSVLRAVQFLGVHAKLVDAQPELVGPNVRDNVEEGRSYSAEDVAQAIFAQGRYYRAWQAFFETTDYLISPAVCISPRDWHELYPIEIDGEPTKSYYHWLAMAYASTIPGHPSITIPCGRDTNNMPFGLQIVGKRHDDLGVLALAAELEAVIAGLSDLAPRGPDIAALAAAPRLSEAPGFLTFD, from the coding sequence ATGACCGCAACCGACCCCGCCGATCTCGGCGCCATCGAGGCGCGCAGCCTCATCGCGCGCAAGGCGCTTTCGCCCGTCGATCTGGCCGAGGCCTGCATTGCCCGCGTCGAAAAAATCGACCATGCGGTGAACGCGCTTGTCGCGCGCGATTTCGACGGGCTGCGCGCCGGGGCGAAAGCGGCAGAGGCGGCGGTGATGTCCGGCGCGCCGCTGGGTGCGCTGCACGGGCTGCCCTTTGGCGTGAAGGACATGATCGACGTGAAGGGTCTGCCCACCACCTTCGGCTCCGAGGCGTTCCGCGACAATATCGCCAGCGGCGACGACGCCATTGTCGCGGCGATGCGGCAGGCGGGCGCGACGCCCATGGGCAAGACCAACAACCCCGAATGGAGCGCTGGCGGCAACACCCGCAACCGCGTCTATGGCGTGACCGCCAACCCGCATGACCTGACGCGCAGCTGCGCGGGCTCGTCCGGCGGTTCGGCGGTGGCACTGGCCTGCGGCTATGCCCCGCTCGCCACCGGCTCGGATACCGGCGGCAGCCTGCGCAACCCGGCGGCCTTCTGCGGCATCGTCGGCTACCGGCCCAGCCCCGGCGTGGTGCCCGGCAACACCCGGGCGGCGGCGCTGATCCCGATGCCGACATCGGGGCCCATGGCCCGCAGCGTTGCCGATTGCGCGCTCATGCTCTCGGTGCTCGCCCGCCCCGACCGCAACGACCCCTATACGCTGATCGCGGGTGGCAAGACGCTCTGGGATCCCGCCGAGTTCGCCAACCTGCCGCGCCGCGATCTGTCGTCGCTGAAGATCGCGGTGACCGAGGATTACGGCTTCGCCCCCACCGAAACCATCGTGCGCGAGCATTTCCGCAAGGTGATGCCACAGCTCGCCCCGTTCTTCGGACAGGTCGAGGAGACCACGCCCGATTGCACCGATGCGGACCGCATCTTTTCGGTGTTGCGCGCGGTGCAGTTCCTCGGCGTGCATGCCAAGCTGGTGGACGCGCAGCCCGAGCTGGTCGGCCCCAATGTGCGCGACAACGTCGAGGAAGGCCGCTCCTATTCCGCCGAGGATGTGGCGCAGGCGATCTTTGCGCAGGGCCGCTATTACCGCGCCTGGCAGGCGTTTTTCGAGACCACCGATTACCTGATCTCGCCCGCCGTCTGCATCAGCCCGCGCGACTGGCACGAGCTCTACCCGATCGAGATCGACGGCGAGCCGACCAAGAGCTATTATCACTGGCTGGCCATGGCCTATGCCTCGACCATTCCGGGCCATCCCTCTATCACCATCCCCTGCGGGCGTGACACCAACAACATGCCCTTCGGGCTTCAGATCGTCGGCAAGCGGCATGACGATCTGGGTGTTCTGGCCCTCGCCGCCGAGCTGGAAGCGGTGATCGCGGGGCTCTCCGATCTCGCCCCGCGCGGACCCGACATCGCGGCGCTTGCCGCCGCGCCGCGTCTCAGCGAAGCTCCCGGCTTTCTGACCTTCGATTAA
- a CDS encoding NAD(P)/FAD-dependent oxidoreductase — translation MAEFIVLGAGMVGIGAALALQARGHAVTVLDRSAPGTETSHGNAGVIQAEAVEPYAIPRDLATLFSYATGQSNDVLWHLRDLPAVAPALWRYFRHSAPARHAVLSKGYAPLVLSATADHAPLIAASESEALIRRTGLGELYRTARALDAAAANAERMRDRYGLGSEVLTGSALAEAEPALNGPLAGMLLWTDSWSSSDPGALTRAYADLFLARGGRVLTGDATSLTETGSGWTVESSEGPVEASDVVVALGPWSPDLLAPLGYRIHMIWKRGYHGHFNAPTPLNRPCLDDANGIVMSSMTRGLRITTGAELVGRNAPRTLRQLERGQRAARELLDLGAPVPDSTWHGHRPCLPDMLPLVGAAPRHRGLWFDFGHGHQGFTLGPTTGRLLADIVEGQTDAVTAALSPALRGV, via the coding sequence ATGGCGGAATTCATCGTTCTCGGCGCCGGCATGGTCGGCATCGGCGCGGCGCTGGCGCTTCAGGCGCGCGGCCATGCGGTCACCGTGCTGGATCGCAGCGCACCTGGTACGGAGACCAGCCACGGCAATGCCGGGGTGATCCAGGCCGAGGCGGTGGAGCCCTACGCCATTCCGCGCGATCTCGCGACGCTGTTCTCCTACGCGACGGGCCAGAGCAACGATGTGCTCTGGCACCTGCGCGACCTGCCGGCGGTCGCCCCGGCGCTCTGGCGCTATTTCCGGCACTCGGCGCCCGCGCGTCACGCGGTGCTCTCGAAGGGCTATGCGCCGCTTGTGCTCAGCGCCACCGCCGATCACGCGCCGCTCATCGCCGCCTCGGAGAGCGAGGCGCTGATCCGGCGCACCGGGCTGGGCGAGCTTTACCGGACGGCGCGGGCGCTGGACGCGGCGGCGGCCAATGCCGAGCGCATGCGTGACCGCTACGGTCTGGGATCGGAGGTTCTGACCGGCAGCGCGCTGGCCGAGGCCGAACCGGCGCTAAACGGCCCGCTGGCCGGGATGCTGCTCTGGACCGACAGCTGGAGTTCCTCGGACCCCGGTGCGCTGACCCGCGCCTATGCGGATCTTTTCCTTGCGCGCGGCGGTCGGGTTCTGACCGGCGACGCCACCAGCCTGACCGAGACCGGCAGCGGCTGGACGGTCGAAAGCAGCGAGGGGCCGGTCGAGGCCTCGGATGTGGTGGTGGCGCTCGGCCCCTGGTCGCCGGATCTTCTGGCACCGCTGGGCTACCGCATCCACATGATCTGGAAGCGCGGCTATCACGGTCATTTCAACGCGCCGACGCCGCTGAACCGGCCCTGTCTGGATGATGCAAACGGCATTGTCATGAGCTCCATGACACGCGGGCTGCGGATCACCACCGGCGCCGAGCTGGTGGGCCGCAACGCGCCGCGCACCCTGCGCCAGCTCGAGCGCGGCCAGCGCGCCGCGCGCGAACTGCTGGATCTGGGCGCGCCGGTGCCCGACAGCACCTGGCACGGGCACCGGCCCTGCCTGCCTGACATGCTGCCGCTGGTCGGCGCCGCGCCGCGCCATCGCGGGTTGTGGTTCGATTTCGGCCACGGGCATCAGGGCTTCACCCTCGGCCCAACCACCGGGCGGCTGCTGGCCGATATCGTCGAGGGGCAGACCGACGCGGTGACGGCGGCGCTCTCCCCTGCCCTGCGCGGGGTCTGA
- the repC gene encoding plasmid replication protein RepC: protein MSHDSQPSGWRKATAGLAIAERHARAGERAAIPKARAFTAAKRVGPQIGLKPGDLLLLDTLGAFTQPQDWTAGRRPIVWASNAYLMERTGFSLSALKRHARRLTEAGIITFRDSPNGKRWGYRDAEGVIVEAYGFDLSPLAARAEEFEQLHAELQAERTECQRLKRQITITRRMIRARIEAAQRETLDGPWDRLSAFFDDLLARLPRRNACRETLEQLLTGFQKLLERVETILLSSVEAVENSDQTPEERSEKSTKQNTVGAISDPHIQATNQLHIVTSTGSEIATTPNNKPDTKGQNDIETQRVEQSRKPQNMSDEPHFPTMVRACPEFSIWAKTMGEAIANWNDLHRIAGQLGPMIGLSKLVWNRAQEQLGNRCATAALALVFEKHCAGEVTSPSGYLYGMIRKARAGELHLDRSFHGRLKRQTKLSAL, encoded by the coding sequence GTGTCTCACGACAGCCAACCGTCGGGATGGCGCAAGGCAACCGCCGGGCTGGCAATCGCCGAACGACATGCCCGTGCCGGCGAACGCGCCGCCATTCCGAAAGCGCGGGCCTTCACCGCAGCAAAGCGTGTCGGGCCACAGATCGGTCTCAAACCCGGAGACCTTCTGCTACTGGACACGCTCGGTGCCTTTACACAGCCACAGGACTGGACGGCTGGACGGCGACCCATTGTCTGGGCATCGAACGCCTATCTCATGGAACGGACAGGCTTCTCTCTCTCCGCTCTGAAGCGTCATGCGCGACGTTTGACAGAGGCCGGCATAATCACCTTCCGTGACAGCCCTAACGGCAAGCGCTGGGGATATCGCGACGCCGAAGGTGTGATCGTTGAAGCCTATGGCTTCGATCTGTCTCCACTGGCCGCCCGTGCTGAAGAATTCGAGCAACTGCATGCCGAGTTGCAGGCGGAACGCACCGAATGCCAGCGCCTCAAACGGCAGATCACCATCACCCGCCGTATGATCCGCGCCCGCATCGAAGCCGCTCAGCGTGAGACGCTCGACGGCCCTTGGGACCGGCTTTCGGCCTTCTTCGATGATCTGCTTGCACGGCTACCCCGACGCAACGCCTGCCGAGAAACCCTCGAACAGCTGCTGACGGGCTTTCAAAAACTACTAGAGCGGGTCGAAACGATCCTTCTGAGCAGTGTCGAAGCTGTGGAGAACTCAGACCAAACCCCTGAGGAAAGATCTGAAAAATCCACCAAACAGAACACCGTGGGGGCCATTTCCGACCCCCACATACAAGCTACAAATCAACTTCATATTGTAACAAGTACAGGATCGGAAATCGCGACAACACCAAACAACAAGCCTGATACCAAAGGGCAGAACGACATTGAAACACAGCGGGTCGAACAATCACGCAAGCCCCAGAATATGAGCGATGAGCCTCATTTCCCCACAATGGTCCGCGCTTGTCCTGAATTCTCCATCTGGGCAAAGACCATGGGTGAAGCGATAGCGAACTGGAACGATCTACACCGGATTGCAGGCCAACTGGGACCAATGATCGGCCTATCCAAACTGGTATGGAATCGAGCCCAGGAGCAGTTGGGCAACAGGTGCGCAACAGCGGCGCTGGCGCTTGTCTTTGAAAAACACTGTGCGGGTGAGGTGACCTCACCAAGTGGATATCTGTATGGCATGATCCGGAAGGCCAGGGCAGGGGAGCTGCATCTCGACCGAAGCTTTCATGGTCGCTTGAAGCGCCAGACGAAGTTGAGTGCCTTGTGA
- a CDS encoding aldo/keto reductase, whose translation MILEETYTLSNGVEIPKLGLGTWMIEDDVVADAVKAAIDLGYRHIDTAQAYGNERGVGEGIRNAGIARDQIFLQTKLAAEVKDYEGAKAAIDGSLDTLGLDYIDLMIIHSPQPWADFSGDDRFFEGNLAAWKALEEAYDAGKIRAIGVSNFQKEDLDNLLENARIKPMVDQILAHVSNTPFELIDYAKSKGVTVEAYSPIAHGKILDNAEIGAMAEKYGVTVPQLCIRYVLQLGLVALPKTGNPDHMKGNAAVEFEISEADMDALKTIEPIKDYGDASVFPVYAKT comes from the coding sequence ATGATCCTCGAAGAAACATACACTCTGTCCAATGGTGTCGAAATTCCCAAGCTCGGGCTCGGCACCTGGATGATCGAAGACGATGTGGTCGCCGATGCCGTGAAAGCCGCCATCGACCTCGGCTATCGCCATATCGACACCGCCCAGGCCTATGGCAACGAACGCGGCGTTGGCGAAGGCATCCGCAACGCCGGCATCGCCCGCGACCAGATCTTCCTGCAAACCAAGCTCGCCGCCGAGGTCAAGGATTACGAGGGCGCCAAGGCCGCCATCGACGGCTCGCTCGACACCCTCGGGCTCGACTATATCGACCTGATGATCATCCACAGCCCGCAGCCCTGGGCGGATTTTTCTGGCGACGACCGCTTTTTCGAGGGCAACCTCGCGGCGTGGAAAGCGTTGGAAGAGGCCTATGACGCCGGCAAGATCCGCGCCATCGGCGTGTCGAATTTCCAGAAGGAAGATCTCGACAACCTGCTCGAAAACGCGCGCATCAAGCCGATGGTCGACCAGATCCTCGCCCATGTGAGCAACACGCCGTTCGAGCTGATCGACTATGCCAAGAGCAAAGGCGTGACGGTCGAGGCCTATTCGCCTATCGCCCACGGCAAGATCCTCGACAATGCCGAGATCGGCGCCATGGCCGAGAAATACGGCGTGACCGTGCCGCAGCTCTGCATCCGCTACGTGCTCCAACTGGGCCTGGTCGCGCTGCCGAAAACCGGCAACCCGGACCACATGAAGGGCAACGCCGCTGTTGAGTTCGAGATTTCCGAGGCAGACATGGACGCGCTGAAGACGATCGAGCCGATCAAGGACTACGGCGACGCCAGCGTTTTCCCGGTCTACGCAAAGACCTGA
- a CDS encoding 1-aminocyclopropane-1-carboxylate deaminase, with protein MSLLDKFDRYPLTFGATAIEHLPRLSEALGGKVEIYAKREDCNSGLAMGGNKLRKLEYIVPDAIASGADTLVSIGGVQSNHTRMVAATAAKIGMDCVVIQEKWVPHYDAVYDRVGNILMTRLMGADSRLVDDGFDIGIRKSWEDAIQSVKDSGGKPYAIPAGASVHKYGALGYIGFAEEVAQQEEELGFKFDYIVVCVVTGSTQAGMIVGFADQGRADRVIGIDASATPEQTRAQVRGIVDNTAELVGLGRTVRDDEIVINEDYAYPAYGVPSEETNEAIRLAARTEAMMTDPVYEGKSMQGLIDLTKKGFFPEGSKVLYAHLGGAPALNGYSYYYKDG; from the coding sequence ATGTCACTGCTCGACAAATTCGACCGCTACCCGCTCACCTTCGGCGCCACCGCCATCGAACACCTGCCCCGGCTTTCCGAAGCCCTCGGCGGCAAGGTCGAGATCTACGCCAAGCGCGAAGACTGCAACTCGGGTCTTGCCATGGGCGGCAACAAGCTGCGCAAGCTGGAATATATCGTGCCCGACGCCATCGCCTCGGGCGCCGACACGCTGGTGTCGATCGGTGGCGTGCAGTCGAACCACACCCGCATGGTCGCCGCCACCGCCGCCAAGATCGGCATGGACTGCGTGGTGATCCAGGAGAAGTGGGTGCCGCATTACGATGCCGTCTACGACCGTGTGGGCAACATCCTGATGACCCGCCTCATGGGGGCGGATTCGCGGCTGGTGGATGACGGGTTCGATATCGGCATCCGCAAGAGCTGGGAAGACGCGATCCAGTCGGTCAAGGATTCCGGTGGCAAGCCCTATGCGATCCCGGCGGGCGCCTCGGTGCACAAATACGGCGCGCTCGGCTATATCGGCTTTGCCGAAGAGGTGGCGCAGCAGGAAGAAGAGCTAGGCTTCAAGTTCGACTATATCGTCGTCTGCGTGGTAACCGGCTCGACCCAGGCGGGCATGATCGTGGGCTTTGCCGATCAGGGCCGCGCCGACCGGGTGATCGGCATCGACGCCTCGGCCACGCCGGAACAGACCCGCGCGCAGGTGCGCGGCATCGTCGACAACACCGCCGAGCTGGTGGGGCTCGGTCGCACCGTGCGCGACGACGAGATCGTCATCAACGAGGATTACGCCTACCCCGCTTACGGCGTGCCCTCGGAAGAGACCAACGAGGCGATCCGCCTGGCCGCCCGCACCGAGGCGATGATGACCGACCCGGTCTATGAGGGCAAATCCATGCAGGGCCTGATCGACCTCACCAAGAAGGGCTTCTTCCCCGAAGGCTCCAAGGTGCTCTATGCCCATCTCGGCGGCGCACCGGCGCTGAACGGCTACAGCTACTACTACAAAGACGGCTGA